A stretch of the Corylus avellana chromosome ca6, CavTom2PMs-1.0 genome encodes the following:
- the LOC132185103 gene encoding (S)-8-oxocitronellyl enol synthase CYC2-like encodes MSWWWARATAAAKKKYEDEEAPPRSYQSVGLVIGVTGIVGNSLAEILPLPDTPGGPWKVYGVARRPRPKWNANHPVEYIQCDVSDFHDTQGKLSQLTDVTDIFYVTWSSRPTEAENCEANGAMFRNVLRALIPNAPNLRHICLQTGTKHYLGPFEKIGRIKIHTPPFTEDLPRLNVSNIGVDFLWLLALCLILVAVEWF; translated from the exons ATGAGCTGGTGGTGGGCCAGAGCTACTGCCGCTGCAAAG AAGAAATATGAAGACGAAGAAGCACCACCTCGAAGCTACCAGAGCGTGGGCCTGGTGATCGGCGTGACTGGCATCGTCGGCAACAGCCTAGCCGAAATCCTCCCACTCCCAGACACCCCCGGCGGCCCCTGGAAGGTTTATGGTGTGGCTCGTCGCCCACGCCCCAAATGGAACGCTAACCATCCAGTCGAATACATCCAGTGCGACGTCTCTGATTTTCATGACACTCAAGGCAAGCTTTCCCAATTAACCGATGTCACTGACATCTTTTACGTCACGTGGTCCAGCCGACCAACCGAGGCCGAGAACTGCGAGGCCAACGGTGCCATGTTCCGCAACGTGCTTCGCGCTCTTATTCCAAATGCTCCGAATCTCCGCCACATCTGCCTCCAAACCGGCACCAAACACTACCTCGGACCCTTCGAGAAAATCGGCAGGATCAAAATCCACACCCCACCTTTTACGGAGGATTTGCCACGTTTGAATGTGTCGAAT ATTGGGGTGGATTTTCTGTGGCTCTTGGCTCTTTGCTTGATTCTGGTTGCTGTGGAGTGGTTTTGA